The following proteins come from a genomic window of Denitromonas sp.:
- a CDS encoding efflux RND transporter periplasmic adaptor subunit translates to MNPAALRRWAWLPLAIALLAGFAYVVARSGPLAPVRVTVATVTEGQVAPELFGIGTVDARRAYAVGPTAPGRLLQVDVDVGDTVRAGQVLARLDPVDLDARIAALDASAGRARSALAAAQAQQRDVNARAEVAAINARRYISLGRQQFVSASAVDARTQEHRSARAAVDAAAASADSAQNDLHRLQAERQALVEQRKALTLLAPVDGVVTAREAEPGTTLVAGQAALRLIDPASLWVRTRIDQGRSQGLQVGLPAQIVLRSRPAEALAGRVERVELISDAVTEERLAQIAFAALPTGISVGEMAEVTVQLPPTANGPVLPNAALQQRDGQTGVWRLDGDRLRFAPVRTGAGSPDGLVQILDGLAIGDRVVVHSEGTLTPDATITIVDSLSAVRQ, encoded by the coding sequence ATGAACCCTGCCGCCCTCCGCCGCTGGGCCTGGCTTCCGCTGGCCATCGCGCTGCTCGCCGGCTTCGCCTACGTGGTTGCCCGCTCGGGCCCGCTGGCGCCGGTCCGTGTCACCGTCGCCACCGTCACCGAGGGCCAGGTCGCGCCAGAGCTGTTCGGCATCGGCACGGTCGACGCCCGGCGCGCCTATGCCGTCGGGCCAACGGCCCCCGGCCGCCTGCTGCAGGTGGACGTCGACGTGGGCGACACGGTGCGCGCCGGCCAGGTGCTGGCGCGGCTCGACCCGGTCGACCTGGACGCCCGCATCGCCGCGCTCGATGCCTCGGCCGGGCGGGCGCGCAGCGCGCTGGCCGCCGCCCAGGCCCAGCAGCGCGACGTGAACGCCCGCGCCGAAGTCGCGGCCATCAACGCGCGCCGCTACATCTCGCTCGGCCGGCAACAGTTCGTCAGCGCCAGCGCGGTCGACGCGCGCACCCAGGAACACCGCTCGGCCCGCGCCGCGGTCGATGCCGCCGCCGCCAGCGCCGACAGCGCACAGAATGACCTGCACCGCCTGCAGGCCGAGCGCCAGGCCCTGGTCGAGCAACGCAAGGCCCTCACGCTGCTCGCACCGGTCGACGGCGTAGTCACCGCCCGCGAGGCCGAACCCGGCACCACGCTGGTGGCCGGACAGGCCGCGTTGCGCCTGATCGACCCGGCCAGCCTGTGGGTGCGCACCCGCATCGACCAGGGCCGCTCGCAGGGGCTGCAAGTCGGCTTGCCGGCGCAGATCGTGCTGCGCTCACGCCCGGCCGAAGCACTCGCCGGGCGGGTCGAGCGGGTCGAACTGATCAGCGACGCGGTCACCGAAGAGCGGCTGGCCCAGATCGCGTTTGCGGCGCTGCCGACCGGCATCTCGGTCGGTGAGATGGCCGAGGTGACGGTGCAACTGCCACCCACCGCCAACGGCCCGGTGCTGCCCAACGCCGCCCTCCAGCAGCGCGACGGCCAGACCGGCGTGTGGCGGCTGGACGGCGACCGCCTGCGCTTCGCCCCGGTGCGCACGGGCGCGGGCAGCCCGGACGGCCTGGTGCAGATCCTCGACGGCCTGGCCATCGGCGACCGGGTCGTGGTGCACAGCGAAGGCACGCTGACGCCGGACGCCACCATCACCATCGTCGACAGCCTGAGCGCGGTGCGCCAATGA
- a CDS encoding ABC transporter permease codes for MISLAGRDILHAWSRFVLTGMGLGLLIGVTLSMAGIYRGMVDDAGALLDNSGADLWVVQKDTQGPYAESSSLRDDVVHSVRGMPGVARAANVTYFTMQVARGTLDVRAMVVGFEPGLPGAPGELIAGRRITRSHYEAVADVKTGFAVGDTIRIRRHDYTVVGLTRRTVSSGGDPMVFIPLKDAQEAQFLKDNDAIVNERARNAANPALNRPGLPGLLEAVTDAQSSNHNVNAVLVQIAPGLDAEAVAEPIRRWKHLTVFTRAQMEEILVAKLIATSARQIGMFLVILAVVSAAIVAFIIYTMTLGKIREIAVLKLIGTRNRTIAGMILQQALGLGLIGFMVGKTAATLWAPIFPKYVLLLPGDALRGFVVVMAICALASLMAIRAALKVDPAAAIGG; via the coding sequence ATGATCAGCCTGGCGGGACGCGACATCCTGCATGCGTGGTCGCGCTTTGTGCTGACCGGCATGGGGCTGGGCCTGCTGATCGGCGTCACCCTGTCGATGGCCGGCATCTATCGCGGCATGGTCGACGACGCCGGCGCCCTGCTCGACAACAGCGGCGCCGACCTGTGGGTGGTGCAAAAAGACACCCAGGGCCCCTACGCCGAATCCTCCAGCCTGCGCGACGACGTGGTGCACAGCGTGCGTGGCATGCCAGGCGTGGCGCGGGCGGCCAACGTCACCTACTTCACCATGCAGGTCGCCCGCGGAACGCTCGATGTGCGCGCCATGGTGGTCGGTTTCGAACCCGGCCTGCCGGGCGCGCCGGGCGAGCTGATTGCCGGCCGGCGGATCACCCGCAGCCATTACGAGGCGGTGGCCGACGTGAAGACCGGTTTTGCCGTTGGCGACACCATCCGCATCCGCCGCCACGACTACACGGTGGTCGGGCTGACCCGTCGCACGGTGTCCTCCGGCGGCGATCCGATGGTGTTCATCCCGCTCAAGGACGCGCAGGAAGCGCAGTTCCTCAAGGACAACGACGCCATCGTCAACGAGCGCGCCCGCAACGCCGCCAACCCGGCGCTCAACCGCCCCGGCCTGCCTGGCCTGCTCGAGGCCGTCACCGACGCGCAGAGCAGCAATCACAATGTGAATGCCGTGCTGGTGCAGATCGCCCCGGGGCTGGACGCCGAGGCGGTGGCCGAGCCGATCCGCCGCTGGAAGCACCTCACGGTGTTCACCCGCGCGCAGATGGAAGAGATTCTGGTCGCCAAACTGATCGCCACCTCGGCGCGCCAGATCGGCATGTTTCTGGTCATCCTGGCGGTGGTCAGCGCGGCCATCGTGGCCTTCATCATCTACACCATGACGCTCGGCAAGATCCGCGAGATCGCCGTGCTCAAACTCATCGGCACACGCAACCGCACCATCGCCGGCATGATCCTGCAGCAGGCGCTCGGCCTCGGCCTGATCGGCTTCATGGTCGGCAAGACCGCCGCCACGCTGTGGGCGCCGATCTTCCCCAAATACGTCCTGCTGCTGCCCGGTGACGCCCTGCGCGGCTTCGTGGTGGTGATGGCGATCTGTGCGCTGGCCAGCCTGATGGCGATCCGCGCCGCGCTCAAGGTCGACCCGGCCGCGGCCATCGGAGGCTGA
- a CDS encoding TetR/AcrR family transcriptional regulator, which produces MPYATTDRQPTQARQAEIIAAVLALSASQGPGTITTQGIAAAIGLTHGALFKHFPTKAALWLAVIDWVDAQLMARLHAAADSCDHPVAALRAVFMAHTDFVVAHPGVPRFLFNELQQPEDSPIKHRVGDMLGRYRQLLQVLLKRAAALGALRPRLDLDAAATLFIGSLQGLVMQAMLRGDTADMPSAASAVFGLYRSAIIVELTT; this is translated from the coding sequence ATGCCCTACGCCACCACCGACCGCCAGCCCACCCAGGCCCGCCAGGCCGAGATCATCGCCGCCGTGCTCGCGTTGTCGGCCAGCCAGGGGCCGGGCACCATCACCACCCAGGGTATCGCCGCGGCCATCGGGCTGACGCACGGCGCCCTGTTCAAGCACTTTCCGACCAAGGCCGCGCTGTGGCTGGCCGTCATCGACTGGGTCGACGCGCAACTGATGGCCCGGCTGCACGCCGCCGCCGACAGCTGCGACCACCCCGTCGCCGCGCTGCGCGCCGTGTTCATGGCACACACGGACTTTGTCGTCGCCCACCCCGGCGTGCCGCGCTTCCTCTTCAACGAACTGCAGCAACCCGAAGACTCGCCGATCAAGCACCGCGTCGGCGACATGCTCGGCCGCTACCGGCAGCTGCTGCAGGTGCTGCTCAAGCGTGCCGCGGCACTGGGTGCGCTGCGCCCCCGCCTCGACCTCGACGCCGCCGCCACACTGTTCATCGGCAGCCTGCAAGGCCTGGTGATGCAGGCCATGCTGCGCGGCGACACCGCCGACATGCCGTCCGCCGCCTCCGCGGTGTTCGGCCTCTACCGGTCGGCCATCATTGTGGAGCTCACGACATGA